One window of Elaeis guineensis isolate ETL-2024a chromosome 11, EG11, whole genome shotgun sequence genomic DNA carries:
- the LOC140852556 gene encoding uncharacterized protein: MKRMGLSGVDAYAKFYQNKSGEFVTEEARQRHEKMLELREQATREVGSDGDTGSQQVCLMTDDTILDTVLGRQLGSGHSMRSKKSRSSSSGRSDDTSVPEAVRTSMSMMQDQISYWMNRSQTLERIVAAVAGRLGIDASELAPLQPHDAASAPPSRHVSGQGSTPGGGNEANESDHT, from the exons atgaagaggatg ggactatccggagtcgacgcctatgctaaattctatcaaaacaagagtggcgagttcgtgaccgaggaggcgaggcagcgtcat gaaaaaatgttagaattgagagagcaggcgacgagggaggtgggatctgatggtgatactggatcgcagcaggtttgtttgatgacagatgatacgattttggataccgtcctcgggcggcagttaggatctggtcatagcatgcggtccaaaaaatcacgcagttcgtcatccggccggtctgatgatacatcggtgccagaggcagttaggacatccatgagcatgatgcaagatcagattagttactggatgaatcgtagtcagacgctcgagaggatcgtagctgcggtggcgggacggctcggtattgatgcttctgagttagcacctctacagccacatgatgccgcctctgcaccaccatcgcgacacgtatcgggtcagggatcgacgcctggaggagggaacgaggccaatgagtcagatcatacttag
- the LOC105054362 gene encoding ethylene-responsive transcription factor ERF027-like, whose translation MEDHPHSHVQNPEHVRGSARPSPFQTPEHVHGAHAPQREPTPPTDRSIAWKHLSYRGVRSRSGKWVSEIREPRKANRIWLGTYATAEMAAVAYDVAAHALRGADAVLNFPDDISSRPAPASASPSDIRAAAAAAAAAAALLEKPEREGDAAASQASWSEGGASGSGQGKEGGFMDEEEIFDMPNLLASMAEGMLMSPPRLSPTGSDDSPEVSEGESLWSYT comes from the coding sequence ATGGAGGACCACCCCCATTCACACGTGCAAAATCCGGAACACGTGCGTGGCAGCGCCCGACCATCCCCATTCCAAACACCTGAACACGTCCACGGCGCCCATGCACCGCAGCGCGAACCCACCCCGCCTACCGACCGCTCGATCGCCTGGAAGCACCTGAGCTACCGCGGCGTCCGGTCCAGGAGCGGCAAGTGGGTGTCGGAGATCCGCGAGCCCCGCAAGGCCAACCGCATCTGGCTCGGCACGTACGCGACCGCCGAGATGGCGGCCGTCGCCTACGACGTCGCGGCGCACGCGCTCCGCGGCGCCGACGCGGTCCTCAATTTCCCCGATGATATCTCGTCCCGCCCGGCTCCCGCGTCGGCCTCGCCGTCGGACATACGCGCTgcggccgccgccgccgccgccgccgcggcACTGCTGGAAAAGCCTGAGAGGGAGGGGGATGCGGCGGCGTCGCAGGCTTCGTGGAGCGAAGGCGGGGCCAGTGGGTCCGGGCAGGGAAAGGAGGGTGGGTTTATGGACGAGGAGGAGATCTTTGACATGCCCAACTTGTTGGCCAGCATGGCGGAGGGGATGCTAATGAGTCCTCCTAGGCTGAGTCCCACTGGTTCCGATGACTCGCCGGAGGTTTCAGAGGGGGAAAGCCTATGGAGCTATACATAA